One genomic window of Elaeis guineensis isolate ETL-2024a chromosome 2, EG11, whole genome shotgun sequence includes the following:
- the LOC114914092 gene encoding LOW QUALITY PROTEIN: probable LRR receptor-like serine/threonine-protein kinase At1g53440 (The sequence of the model RefSeq protein was modified relative to this genomic sequence to represent the inferred CDS: substituted 1 base at 1 genomic stop codon) produces MRVIAVVQEGKLLAAPPRRCTLLLVFSILLVFSCFYTGRAQRLVHGEVEALKAIGSKLRKQWNFSVDPCSGTAGWVESTGPYEADNNVTCLCKETICHVTSILLKGQNLAGVLPEEFANLTFLTNLDLTWNYLGGSIPAAWASLPLTHLSLVGNRISGKIPQEFGRMTTLEELFLEDNQLLGSIPPALGNLINLRSLVVSANNLSGELPESFGKLRNMTDFRIDGNPISGKIPSFIGNWTKLSRLDMQGTSMEGPFPLVLEKLEAMTQLRVSDWKGGDGKFPPLQNMTSLKYLVLRNLSISGELPDFIEQMTSLYVLDLSFNNLTGSIPKSFDGLQNSIRFMFLTNNMLSGIIPSWILSSGKNIDLSYNSFTGSPAPDGCQQGSVNLVSSYSSSNNDLIATCLRQNQPCHGKARNYNLFINCGGPKVIFDGNEYEDDTSQQGPSTYFTSVSEKWAYSSTGVFTDNEDAIYVATNVLELNMTKPELYMTARLSPLSLKYYGLCLQKGSYEVNLHFAEIMYTDDQTYFSVGERLFDVSIQGKKVLQDFNIAKVANGTGKKIIMSFNATVDGTLEIHFQWAGKGTNAIPQLGVYGPLISAISVTSNFKPDTGESNLSLGAILGIVAAFCVVLVLTLILLLLFFRRKNTENNELRGLKLQTGYFSLKQIKAATNNFDRTNKIGEGGFGPVYKGVMLDGSVVAIKQLSSKSKQGNREFLNEIAMISAVQHPNLVKLYGCCIEGNQLLLIYEYLENNSLARALFGPEEYRLKLDWRTRHKICLGVARGLTYLHEESRLKILHRDIKATNILLDKDLNAKISDFGLARLDEEDKTHISTRIAGTLGYMAPEYATRGYLTDKADVYSFGVVTLEIVGGMSNTSYRPKEDFVYLLDWGYVLQEQGRLLELVDPILGSNYSKEEALQMLNLAIICTNRSPTLRPSMSTVVSMLDGKIPVQVPTTKSRDFNSMDLRIRSFEEISQESQAHSIPTVDQQFDTPMSAQSSKEEITLLSXSSKLLSGYDD; encoded by the exons ATGAGAGTAATCGCAGTAGTACAAGAGGGAAAGCTGTTGGCCGCTCCCCCACGTCGGTGTACGCTTCTCCTTGTCTTCTCCATATTGTTAGTTTTCAGCTGCTTTTATACAGGTAGAGCTCAGAGACTGGTCCATGGAGAAG TTGAAGCACTAAAAGCGATCGGCTCCAAGTTGAGAAAGCAGTGGAACTTCTCGGTGGACCCCTGCAGTGGAACTGCAGGGTGGGTGGAGTCTACGGGCCCTTACGAGGCAGACAACAATGTCACTTGCCTTTGCAAAGAAACGATCTGTCACGTCACAAGCAT TTTGCTCAAGGGTCAGAACCTGGCTGGAGTTCTTCCTGAGGAGTTTGCCAACCTTACCTTCTTAACAAATTT AGATTTAACTTGGAACTATCTCGGTGGATCTATTCCTGCAGCCTGGGCATCCCTTCCCCTCACCCATTT GTCCCTTGTGGGAAACCGAATCTCTGGGAAGATTCCACAAGAGTTTGGAAGAATGACAACCCTTGAGGAGCT GTTTCTGGAAGATAACCAACTGCTAGGCTCGATTCCTCCAGCCCTTGGTAACCTGATCAACTTAAGGAGCTT GGTTGTTTCGGCAAATAACTTAAGTGGCGAGTTGCCAGAGTCGTTTGGGAAACTCAGGAACATGACAGACTT TAGAATTGATGGAAACCCGATCTCCGGCAAAATTCCAAGCTTCATCGGAAATTGGACTAAACTCAGTCGTTT AGATATGCAAGGAACGTCAATGGAGGGGCCATTTCCTCTCGTATTAGAAAAGTTGGAAGCCATGACTCAGCT GAGAGTGTCTGACTGGAAAGGAGGGGATGGGAAGTTTCCTCCATTGCAGAACATGACAAGCTTGAAATATCT TGTGTTGAGGAACTTGTCTATATCTGGTGAACTCCCTGATTTTATTGAACAGATGACCAGTCTCTATGTCTT AGACCTTAGTTTTAACAACCTGACAGGTTCAATCCCGAAAAGCTTTGACGGCCTTCAAAATTCAATACGTTTTAT GTTCCTTACTAATAACATGCTAAGTGGAATAATACCCAGTTGGATCTTGAGCAGTGGAAAAaacat AGATCTTTCATATAACTCCTTTACAGGATCTCCGGCACCAGACGGTTGTCAACAAGGGAGTGT GAATTTGGTTTCTAGTTATTCATCATCAAACAATGATTT gattgcGACATGTTTAAGGCAGAATCAGCCTTGTCATGGGAAAGCTAGAA ACTATAACTTGTTCATAAACTGTGGTGGTCCTAAAGTGATCTTTGATGGCAATGAATATGAAGATGATACATCACAGCAGGGTCCATCAACATATTTCACCTCTGTTAGTGAGAAATGGGCTTATAGCAGCACAGGAGTTTTTACGGACAATGAAGATGCAATATATGTCGCTACGAATGTATTAGAACTGAACATGACCAAACCAGAGTTGTACATGACTGCCCGGCTAAGTCCTCTGTCTCTCAAATACTATGGTCTTTGCTTACAAAAAGGAAGTTATGAAGTCAATCTTCACTTTGCTGAAATTATGTACACTGATGACCAAACATACTTTAGCGTTGGAGAGCGTTTATTTGATGTATCAATACAG GGAAAAAAGGTTTTGCAGGACTTTAATATTGCAAAAGTAGCAAATGGGACTGGTAAGAAAATTATTATGTCATTTAATGCTACTGTAGATGGCACCTTGGAAATTCACTTTCAGTGGGCTGGCAAAGGGACGAATGCCATTCCACAATTAGGTGTATATGGGCCTCTTATATCTGCAATTTCAGTTACATCAA ACTTCAAGCCAGATACAGGAGAAAGCAATCTATCTCTTGGAGCTATTTTGGGCATAGTTGCTGCTTTCTGTGTTGTACTTGTGCTGACCTTAATCCTGTTATTGCTTTTCTTCAGAAGGAAGAATACTGAGAACAATG AACTTCGAGGCCTAAAGCTGCAGACTGGTTACTTCAGTTTAAAACAGATCAAAGCTGCCACCAATAACTTTGATCGTACAAATAAGATAGGTGAAGGTGGCTTTGGTCCAGTTTACAAG GGTGTGATGCTTGATGGTTCTGTAGTTGCAATTAAACAGCTTTCTTCCAAGTCTAAGCAAGGGAACCGTGAATTTCTTAATGAAATAGCCATGATATCAGCCGTGCAGCACCCAAATCTTGTGAAACTTTATGGATGTTGTATTGAAGGGAATCAATTACTGTTAATATATGAATATCTGGAAAATAATAGTCTAGCCCGTGCTCTATTTG GTCCTGAAGAATATCGACTGAAATTGGACTGGCGAACAAGGCATAAGATTTGCCTAGGAGTAGCAAGAGGTTTGACATATCTCCATGAAGAATCAAGGTTGAAGATTCTTCACCGAGACATAAAGGCAACAAATATTCTGCTTGACAAAGATCTCAATGCAAAAATATCTGACTTTGGTTTGGCGAGATTGGATGAAGAAGATAAAACCCACATCAGCACCCGGATAGCTGGTACATT AGGATATATGGCTCCTGAATATGCAACAAGGGGTTACTTGACAGACAAAGCAGATGTTTACAGCTTTGGAGTTGTCACATTAGAGATTGTTGGTGGAATGAGCAACACCAGTTATAGGCCTAAGGAGGActttgtttatcttcttgattgG GGCTATGTTTTACAAGAGCAGGGAAGACTGCTTGAACTCGTCGACCCAATCCTTGGTTCGAACTACTCAAAGGAAGAGGCATTGCAGATGTTGAACCTGGCTATTATATGCACCAACCGATCTCCAACTCTCAGACCCTCAATGTCCACTGTGGTGAGCATGCTAGATGGGAAGATTCCTGTGCAGGTACCTACTACCAAATCCAGAGACTTCAACAGCATGGATCTGAGGATCAGGTCCTTCGAGGAAATATCCCAAGAAAGCCAAGCGCACAGCATTCCGACTGTTGACCAACAATTTGATACCCCAATGTCTGCCCAAAGTAGCAAGGAAGAAATCACTCTACTTTCTTAATCAAGCAAGCTTCTATCAGGTTACGATGATTAG